A window of the Oscillospiraceae bacterium NTUH-002-81 genome harbors these coding sequences:
- the murD gene encoding UDP-N-acetylmuramoyl-L-alanine--D-glutamate ligase, with amino-acid sequence MDVFEKKVLVVGGGKSGIAASALLLSQGKQVILYDGNGSLDVQTLTEKVQAEEAALLEAEKAAGIPEKTVGEGSFAVRLGDFAADWEAELSLVVLSPGVPTDLPFVTALAAHLPIWGEVELAYRFARGRIAAITGTNGKTTTTALTGEIMKDYYESVFVVGNIGIPYTSTAALTRPDSVTVAEISSFQLETIDTFHPQVSAILNITPDHLNRHHTMENYIKAKEDITKNQGTADACVLNYEDEVLRAFGQTLKTRVIWFSGVQPLEEGLWFDGKSIFIRRDGQTEKVCDISELNLLGRHNYENVMAAVAISLELGVPMDSIRGTLRRFTAVEHRIEFVAEKNGVAYYNDSKGTNPDAAIKGIQAMTRPTWLIGGGYDKNSEYEEWIQAFDGKVKGLVLIGATREKIRAAAERCGFTACAYADSLEEAITWCKDRAQPGDAVLLSPACASWGMFKNYEERGKVFKDFVKSI; translated from the coding sequence ATGGATGTATTTGAGAAAAAAGTCCTGGTGGTAGGCGGCGGAAAGAGCGGCATTGCGGCATCGGCCCTGCTCTTATCCCAGGGAAAACAGGTGATCCTGTATGACGGAAACGGCAGTCTGGATGTCCAGACGCTGACAGAAAAGGTACAGGCAGAGGAAGCGGCCCTGCTGGAAGCAGAAAAAGCGGCCGGGATCCCGGAAAAAACGGTGGGAGAGGGCAGCTTTGCGGTCCGTCTCGGGGATTTTGCGGCGGACTGGGAGGCGGAGCTGTCTCTGGTGGTGTTAAGCCCCGGCGTGCCCACCGATCTGCCCTTTGTCACGGCGCTGGCAGCCCACCTGCCCATCTGGGGCGAGGTAGAGCTGGCATACCGGTTTGCCAGAGGACGGATCGCGGCCATCACCGGCACCAACGGAAAGACGACCACCACAGCCCTCACCGGCGAGATCATGAAGGATTATTACGAGAGCGTGTTTGTGGTGGGCAACATCGGCATTCCCTACACCAGCACGGCAGCCCTGACCCGTCCGGATTCTGTGACGGTGGCGGAGATTTCCAGCTTCCAGCTGGAGACCATTGACACCTTCCATCCCCAGGTCAGCGCCATCCTCAACATCACGCCGGATCATCTGAACCGGCATCACACCATGGAAAACTACATAAAGGCCAAGGAAGATATCACGAAAAACCAGGGCACGGCGGATGCCTGCGTCCTCAACTACGAGGATGAGGTGCTGCGCGCTTTCGGACAGACGCTGAAAACCAGGGTGATCTGGTTCTCCGGGGTACAGCCGCTGGAGGAAGGCCTCTGGTTTGACGGTAAGAGCATTTTCATCCGCCGGGATGGGCAGACAGAGAAAGTGTGCGATATTTCGGAATTAAATCTGCTGGGCCGGCATAATTATGAAAATGTGATGGCAGCCGTTGCCATTTCTCTGGAGCTGGGTGTGCCCATGGACAGCATCCGCGGCACTCTGCGCCGGTTCACGGCGGTGGAGCACCGGATCGAGTTCGTGGCAGAGAAAAACGGTGTGGCCTATTACAACGATTCCAAGGGAACCAACCCGGATGCGGCCATCAAGGGCATCCAGGCCATGACACGGCCCACCTGGCTCATCGGCGGCGGCTATGACAAGAACTCCGAGTATGAGGAGTGGATCCAGGCCTTTGATGGCAAGGTAAAAGGACTGGTGCTCATCGGTGCCACCCGGGAGAAGATCCGTGCGGCAGCCGAGCGCTGCGGGTTCACTGCCTGCGCCTATGCGGATTCCCTGGAAGAAGCCATCACCTGGTGCAAGGACCGGGCACAGCCCGGGGATGCGGTGCTGCTGTCACCGGCCTGCGCCAGCTGGGGCATGTTCAAGAACTATGAGGAACGCGGAAAAGTGTTCAAGGACTTTGTAAAGTCCATTTAA
- the mraY gene encoding phospho-N-acetylmuramoyl-pentapeptide-transferase, whose translation MNYSFILPVFISFVVSAVLGPVLIPFLRNLKLSQTERELGVKSHLKKAGTPTMGGILFLIGITVTCLIYLRQYPKIVPVLFLTLGFGIIGFLDDYLKVVLRRSDGLLPWQKLIGEIVVTAIFAYYLIHYTDVELTLLVPFSHGYYWNIGILAIPMLFIVVLATVNGVNFTDGLDGLSSSVTVLVATFFSVVAIGTNSGIHPITCAVAGGLLGFLLFNVYPASVFMGDTGSLALGGFVAGTAYMMQMPLFIPIVGFIYAVELLSVVIQVSYFKATHGKRIFKMAPIHHHFELCGWSETRVVAVFSIITALLCLAALLAM comes from the coding sequence ATGAATTATTCATTTATCCTTCCGGTATTTATCTCCTTTGTGGTCAGCGCGGTGTTAGGCCCGGTGCTCATCCCGTTTCTGCGGAATCTGAAATTATCCCAGACCGAGCGGGAGCTGGGCGTCAAATCCCATCTGAAGAAGGCGGGAACCCCCACCATGGGCGGCATCCTGTTTCTCATCGGCATCACGGTCACCTGCCTTATTTACCTGCGGCAGTATCCGAAGATCGTGCCGGTGCTGTTCCTGACGCTGGGCTTTGGCATCATCGGTTTTCTGGATGATTACCTGAAAGTGGTGCTCCGGCGCTCCGACGGTCTGCTGCCCTGGCAGAAGCTCATCGGGGAGATCGTGGTGACAGCGATCTTCGCTTATTACCTCATTCACTACACCGATGTGGAGCTGACACTGCTGGTGCCGTTTTCCCACGGCTATTACTGGAACATTGGCATTCTTGCCATTCCCATGCTGTTCATCGTCGTACTTGCTACGGTAAATGGAGTAAATTTCACGGACGGACTGGACGGCCTGTCCTCCAGCGTCACCGTTCTGGTGGCTACCTTTTTCAGCGTGGTGGCTATCGGTACCAACAGCGGCATCCATCCCATCACCTGTGCGGTGGCCGGCGGCCTGCTGGGCTTCCTGCTGTTTAATGTGTACCCGGCCAGCGTGTTCATGGGAGATACGGGTTCCCTGGCGCTGGGCGGTTTTGTGGCAGGTACGGCGTACATGATGCAGATGCCACTGTTTATCCCCATCGTGGGCTTTATCTATGCGGTGGAGCTGCTGTCTGTGGTCATCCAGGTCAGCTATTTCAAGGCAACCCACGGCAAGCGGATTTTCAAGATGGCGCCCATCCATCACCATTTCGAGCTGTGTGGCTGGTCAGAGACCCGGGTGGTGGCAGTATTTTCGATCATCACAGCGCTGCTGTGTCTCGCAGCGCTTCTTGCAATGTAA
- a CDS encoding penicillin-binding transpeptidase domain-containing protein, whose protein sequence is MMIGLCGRLAYLMLFDAEDYAGKAVRLHERERDIKAARGRIVDAAGVVLADNRPVCTVSVIHSQVKDPEGVIHMLTENLGMDEAVIRKKVEKVSSRELIRSNVDKETGDRIRAFHYEGVKVDEDYKRYYPLGELASKVLGFTGSDNQGIIGLEVAYESYLKGTAGQIRTLTDARGVEIENAAEARTEPVPGYDLYVSLDSNIQAYAQQAAEKVMEEKQAERVSVLLMNPQNGEIYAMVNVPEFDLNDPFTLSEETLDAHPSLTEKERQDLLNQMWRNACINDTYEPGSTFKVITASAGLEEGVVSTSDAFFCPGYKIVEDRRIRCHKVGGHGSENFIQGTMNSCNPVFMEVGLRLGPERMYDYFQKFGLLEKTGVDLPGEAGTIMHKKDAIGQVELATISFGQSFQITPLKLLTTVSSLVNGGRLVTPHLACSVKNRDGEVQQVFDWDTDRQILSEETSATMRTILEKVVSEGTGKNAYIEGYAIGGKTATSQTLPRSAHRYISSFVGFAPADDPIVAGLVVIHDPQGIYYGGTIAAPVLREIFENILPYLGVACIQK, encoded by the coding sequence ATGATGATAGGATTATGCGGACGGCTTGCATATCTGATGCTTTTTGATGCGGAGGATTATGCGGGAAAAGCCGTCCGTCTGCATGAGCGGGAACGGGACATCAAGGCCGCCAGAGGGCGGATCGTGGATGCGGCAGGCGTGGTGCTGGCAGACAACCGGCCGGTGTGTACCGTTTCTGTGATCCACAGTCAGGTAAAGGATCCAGAGGGGGTTATCCACATGCTGACGGAAAATCTGGGGATGGACGAGGCCGTCATCCGCAAAAAAGTGGAAAAGGTCAGTTCCCGGGAGCTGATCCGTTCCAACGTGGACAAAGAGACCGGCGACCGCATCCGGGCTTTTCACTATGAAGGGGTAAAGGTGGATGAGGACTACAAGCGGTATTATCCGCTGGGGGAGCTGGCCTCCAAGGTGCTGGGCTTTACCGGCAGCGACAATCAGGGCATCATCGGCCTGGAGGTTGCCTATGAATCATACCTGAAAGGCACGGCGGGCCAGATCCGAACACTGACGGATGCCCGGGGCGTGGAGATCGAAAACGCCGCCGAGGCGCGGACGGAGCCGGTGCCCGGGTATGACCTGTACGTCAGCCTGGACAGCAACATCCAGGCCTACGCTCAGCAGGCGGCAGAGAAGGTCATGGAAGAAAAACAGGCAGAACGGGTGTCGGTGCTGCTCATGAACCCGCAGAACGGGGAAATCTATGCCATGGTGAACGTGCCGGAGTTTGATCTCAATGATCCCTTCACCCTGTCGGAGGAGACGTTGGACGCCCACCCGTCCCTGACGGAAAAGGAGCGGCAGGATCTTTTGAACCAGATGTGGCGCAATGCCTGCATCAACGATACCTACGAGCCGGGCTCCACCTTCAAGGTCATCACCGCCTCGGCGGGACTGGAGGAAGGGGTGGTGTCCACCTCGGACGCTTTCTTCTGCCCGGGCTACAAGATCGTGGAGGACCGGCGCATCCGCTGCCACAAGGTGGGCGGCCACGGCTCGGAAAATTTCATCCAGGGAACGATGAATTCCTGCAACCCGGTTTTCATGGAGGTGGGGCTGCGGCTGGGGCCGGAGCGGATGTATGATTATTTTCAGAAATTTGGCCTGCTGGAAAAGACCGGCGTGGACCTGCCCGGCGAGGCGGGTACCATCATGCACAAAAAGGATGCCATCGGGCAGGTGGAGCTGGCCACCATTTCCTTTGGCCAGTCCTTCCAGATCACTCCGTTAAAGCTGCTGACCACGGTCAGTTCCCTTGTGAACGGCGGCCGTCTGGTGACACCCCACCTGGCCTGCAGTGTGAAAAACCGGGACGGGGAGGTGCAGCAGGTATTTGACTGGGACACCGACCGGCAGATCCTGTCCGAAGAGACGTCGGCCACCATGCGGACGATCCTGGAAAAGGTGGTGTCTGAGGGCACCGGAAAAAACGCCTATATCGAAGGGTACGCCATCGGCGGCAAGACCGCTACCTCCCAGACGCTGCCCAGAAGCGCCCACCGCTACATTTCCTCTTTTGTGGGATTTGCCCCGGCGGATGACCCAATAGTGGCGGGGCTGGTGGTGATCCACGACCCCCAGGGCATCTATTACGGCGGAACCATCGCGGCCCCGGTGCTGCGGGAGATTTTTGAAAATATCCTTCCCTATCTCGGGGTGGCTTGCATTCAGAAATAA
- a CDS encoding penicillin-binding protein 2, whose protein sequence is MKFTGKMKRKLAVTFFVILLALLGLGYQITRIQRENGEQYAKQVLSRRGYSSSTLPYKRGDITDTNGTILATSEEVYNLIIDAKQMLEKDSYLEPTLAALSQCFGDTVDSTGATIDIAAIRQHVADKPDNQYYVAAKKLTKDQISAFEELMADKKNNPDISGVWFEKDYVRRYPYSTLASDLLGFTVSGNQGVWGIEEYYNSTLNGVNGREYGYLNENSELERTVKSAQDGKTVVSTIDANIQTIVETKLREFNEQHANEAREGLGSKVSAAIVMDPNTGAVLAMAEYPNFDLNNPRDLSVTGLYTDEEIAAMDDKALGEAYYSIWRNHCISDGFEPGSTMKPMTIAAGLETGKVRDGDGFTCVGILHVGEHDIRCSNRYGHGYLTTDQALMKSCNAALMTMGMRIGVDDFRKYMTIFNIGNRTGIDLPGEAAGLVLDADAMTITDLAANSFGQGFNTTMIQMVSAFSSIVNGGTYYQPHVVKKILDSSGATVETIQPQVMKRTVSQKTAETLRTYLYHVIAGDGVMTGTGSAAGVEGYKIGGKTGTAEKIPRDKKNYVVSFLGAAPIDNPQVVLYVVVDEPNVAEQSHSTYAQEIFSSIMKEMLPYMNIYPTEAVTSTPEDTAEGDTTAEDTAAEDTAEDTANDNKVIVTETGRVIDGMHIDPEYAAANNLDPNTGESLDQESVLPDGYTGSADSEEDTVTKSEEAAMTGE, encoded by the coding sequence TTGAAATTCACAGGAAAAATGAAGAGAAAGCTGGCAGTCACCTTTTTCGTGATTTTGCTGGCTTTGCTTGGTTTAGGTTATCAGATCACACGGATCCAGCGGGAAAACGGAGAACAGTATGCCAAGCAGGTGCTTTCCCGGCGGGGCTATTCCAGCTCCACCCTTCCGTACAAGCGGGGAGACATCACCGATACCAACGGCACGATCCTTGCCACCAGCGAGGAGGTCTACAATCTGATCATTGACGCCAAGCAGATGCTGGAGAAAGATTCCTATCTGGAACCTACCCTGGCAGCCCTGTCCCAGTGCTTCGGGGATACGGTAGACAGCACCGGTGCCACCATTGACATTGCAGCCATCCGGCAGCATGTGGCGGACAAGCCGGACAACCAGTACTATGTGGCGGCCAAGAAGCTGACCAAGGATCAGATCAGCGCCTTTGAAGAACTGATGGCAGATAAGAAAAACAATCCTGACATCAGCGGCGTCTGGTTCGAGAAGGATTACGTGCGCCGCTACCCGTACAGCACGCTGGCCAGTGATCTGCTGGGCTTTACCGTGTCCGGCAATCAGGGCGTCTGGGGCATCGAGGAATACTATAATAGTACGTTAAATGGAGTAAATGGCCGGGAATACGGGTATCTGAATGAGAATTCCGAGCTGGAACGGACAGTAAAATCCGCCCAGGACGGCAAGACCGTGGTGTCCACCATTGACGCCAACATCCAGACCATTGTGGAGACGAAGCTGCGGGAATTCAATGAGCAGCATGCCAATGAGGCGAGAGAAGGTCTGGGCAGTAAGGTCAGTGCGGCAATCGTCATGGATCCCAACACCGGGGCGGTGCTGGCCATGGCGGAGTATCCCAATTTTGACCTGAACAATCCCCGGGATCTTTCGGTGACCGGCCTCTATACAGACGAAGAGATCGCGGCCATGGATGACAAGGCGCTGGGCGAGGCATATTACAGTATCTGGCGAAACCACTGTATTTCCGATGGCTTCGAGCCGGGTTCCACCATGAAGCCCATGACCATTGCAGCCGGTCTGGAGACGGGCAAGGTGCGGGACGGCGACGGCTTTACCTGTGTGGGAATTCTTCACGTAGGTGAGCACGACATTCGCTGCTCCAACCGGTACGGCCACGGTTATCTGACGACAGATCAGGCGCTGATGAAGTCCTGCAACGCGGCCCTTATGACCATGGGTATGCGCATCGGTGTGGACGATTTCCGAAAATATATGACGATCTTCAACATCGGAAACCGCACGGGCATTGACCTGCCGGGCGAGGCAGCCGGTCTGGTGCTGGATGCGGACGCCATGACCATCACCGACCTGGCGGCCAACTCCTTCGGACAGGGCTTTAACACCACCATGATCCAGATGGTTTCCGCCTTTTCTTCCATTGTCAATGGCGGCACCTACTATCAGCCTCATGTGGTGAAGAAGATTCTGGACAGCAGCGGCGCCACCGTGGAGACGATCCAGCCCCAGGTGATGAAGCGCACCGTGTCCCAGAAGACAGCGGAGACGCTGCGGACTTATCTGTATCACGTTATTGCCGGGGACGGCGTTATGACCGGTACCGGAAGTGCGGCAGGCGTGGAAGGCTACAAGATCGGCGGCAAGACCGGTACGGCGGAGAAGATTCCCCGAGACAAGAAAAATTACGTTGTTTCCTTCCTGGGGGCGGCTCCCATTGACAATCCCCAGGTCGTTCTGTATGTGGTGGTGGATGAGCCCAACGTGGCGGAACAGTCCCACAGTACTTACGCCCAGGAGATTTTCAGCAGCATCATGAAGGAAATGCTGCCCTACATGAACATTTATCCCACAGAGGCAGTCACCTCCACACCGGAGGACACTGCGGAGGGTGATACCACGGCAGAGGATACTGCGGCGGAGGATACGGCAGAAGACACCGCCAACGACAACAAGGTCATTGTCACAGAGACAGGCCGGGTCATCGACGGCATGCACATTGATCCCGAGTACGCAGCGGCCAACAATCTGGATCCCAACACCGGAGAATCCCTGGATCAGGAATCCGTGCTGCCGGATGGCTACACCGGTTCGGCGGACAGCGAGGAAGACACGGTGACCAAGAGCGAGGAAGCGGCCATGACCGGGGAATAA